The Cannabis sativa cultivar Pink pepper isolate KNU-18-1 chromosome 8, ASM2916894v1, whole genome shotgun sequence genomic interval ACAAAATAAGACAGCAGACATCATTTATGTATGCCTGAAAGTAATATTCGATCCTAATAGACATTGAATTTGTACACCACATGCAAATGAACTAGAGTCATGTAAAATTCAAACCTGCAAAAGCCGATTCATGGGCACTGTTTGTTTAAGATCCCAAATAATTTCGGAAACAGCTCTAAGCTGACTAGAAGTAAGAGAGTATGGAAGAGATTTCACCAACTTTTTGGTGAGACTAGACCATTCCTCCATATAAGCAGCACTGCTTTCTGGTTTCCTATACTTATCAAGTAATCCCTCTTTCTCAAATTGCGTACCAAGGCCTTCAAGCATTTGGAACAAGCGGCCTAGCTGAAGAGATTAACAACTGTTTTCAATCAAGAGATTATTTATAATTGCACAACAATACTGCATGTCAACATTATAAATTCCATCGATTTCAGATCTAAACCAAAACATTTCTCAAAATCTGTCAAATATGTGTCAAAGTTAGTGAAATAGATTCTGCAACGATACCAAACACCATTTAAGGTAAAATAAAATCACCTGCAAGTAGAAGAACTCATCAAATATAAGCCTCCTCCGAGCCAAATTAGCCTCATTGATATCCTTTGGCTGGTGAATCCCATTATATGCCTACAGCATTGACAAAGGATTAGTGCAATGAGGAGAATTATGATGCACAGAAAGACACCAACGGATGCACATAACATGAATTTATGATCACATTGCTGCATACACCCACACATAGATTTTCCTTGTTCAATGTAAGCTGCTAAACATTACTCAAAATTAAGGTAAATTTTTctcgaaaaaaagaaaaaaaaaacaaatatatatcatatagtGCTGCAAAATAAGCTTCCAACTCTCTTTCagtctctctctccctctctcactCTCCCTCTTCCTCTCTCTGTGCAGAAAATGAATGTTTATGAGTATGGAGGAAGGGAGAAGAATGAAGATGaccactcaaaaaaaaaaagagtacaataaataaatagaaatgATAGAAAAATTCTATTGGCTCACATGTGTTCAAAATTGTTTCAGAACTGAAAAGcattttcttataaataaagagaagaaaaagaaggaaAGTAAAATTTCTTGAGATGACATATATAGTCAAATTAACAGAACATATAGATGAAAAGGCTAAATTTCCAAAAGAAATGAACTTACAGCATAAAGACTTGGCAGTCCAAAGTCTTCAACAATGCTTCTGGGAATGGGATCAACATTTGCTGGCAAAGCTTGTAAAGCTTGTAAAGCACTGTCACGAAAGAGGTGGGCGGCAGAAAgaagttaaaaaaattacagtAAATAAGTGCAACAAATTACCAAACCAACTAGTCATTTCTTAAGTGGACCAAAACAACAAAGAGGGTAGAACTCATAAAAAAAGAAAGTAGGCCACTAACCCTACTGACCAAATAATCctaaaatttcttaaatcacgTACTTATTTAGTGTCAAATAAATTGGGACCTTATccagaaatatataaataaataaattatatgaaaaaatacAGTCAAATAGTCAGCCGACACTGTTTAAGAGTGCAGACCTTCAAAGGTCGGTGATCAAATCATACTGAAACAATAAGGTGATCAAATCATTCTTAGTAAGTTAATGCTACAATTCTTGACAGTAGTAAAGAAATTTGAGCCACACATctaaaatggaattaacaactTCATTTTTACATCCCACCTTGCAGGACAGGATTCAGCCATCATTCATGCAATGATGGCCCTTCAAGTTAAATGCATTTATAGAAGTTACCCATATTTGATCCCATGACTGATGccaattagaaaaaaataaagtgagACAAAAGGGAAATGACTAGAGAGAAAAGGTCAACCACGGCATGTTTTATACAAGGCCAAAAACATGGGACTCTTGGACGAAGATGCTGCCAATATGAGTGGCCTTGCTATGCTTTTACATTTAAGCTAAAAAAGGGTACAAACCTTGCAATAATGTCTCtcaaaaaattaggttttaagccTCCTTTTGAAGGGTAAATGGGATATGGCCTTCCTTTCGCATGAAATGAAGAATCTTTGTCATCTTCAAGCACGTCAATATTATATTCTCTCATCTCATAATGATTTTTGGTACTCATAGTCCTCACCTAAAATAAAGAAGCAACATTTCACACAGAATCTCAAATGAAATTtacacaaacaaataaaaactaaacactcgcaaaaaaaaatattaacaagTTATAAGAGTTTGATAACGAAACTCTATTAAGTGCGAGAGTTATACAATTCAACATCTACATAACCACAATTggcgaaaaagaaaaaaaaaacaacataaccACAATCACCAAAGTAAATATTTGAGCAATCAAAGTGTGTCATTTTAAGCAGTCAAATAGGTCATGAATTATCAACTGCCCATGTACTAGCCTAAGTGAACAATCACTACCACCCACAGGCCACATCTAGGAACATTAAACTTTCTCGAAGCTGATAAGCAGTGATATTGTAAGTTATAGAAATGAGAACTTTTAGAAAGGTAAAGTTACATTTATAATCTACAAATAATTGTCAACTCATACAAAGGTAAAGCTATATTTATAATCTGCAAAAGGCAAGTCTGTATAAAAGAAAACCCCCAATTTGATATGAGTCACTGAATGTTACTTTGCACCTAACAACAGAAGAGTAAGAAAGAAATCAAGCTTTGGAGAAACCTGTGAAACTCACTTGGCCACTAACACACACGATTTCCCCTTCCTTATGCTTCCCCTGAAGACTTTGAAGAAAAGGCTTAAATGTGAAACGTGTACCGCGAAAGAATTTCTTCAAATGCAAATATATTGTCTTGTTTTCTTTAAGATCTCTACCATCAGTTTCATTCTCAAAATTTGAGTCACTGTTTCCAATCTCACAACTCACGATAACCTCAAGAAATGAAAAAGAAGAACTAGCTCTGATTCCTCTGCAGGAGAAAGAGATATCGCAATCAATATTATAGCATCAATAATTTACTTTAAAGTATGCAATATATTTAAGTAAGAAACTTGACTCATCCAAATTGTTTCATCACAATCTCACCTCATCCAAATATCAAAGGAAAAAAGACCTAAAATATCTGAAAAACCAAGGCACAACTATACCCAGATGCTTACAAAGATCAAAAAATCAGGAACTTTTTTTCATaagaaataataacaataatatattaCAACGATGACGACACCACCAAACACACAGAGTAAAAAATTACCAACTGCTTTTGAGAGATGAATCATGGATTACTAGTTCTTCGTAAGATCATGAATGGCTAGAACATTTGGAAACCTTGTTACCTTGAAGATAAGATTTTTCCCATAAAAATCAAGTATTGTCCATCTTCAATTCCAAGCTGAGCATTTCTTAAATCAGCATATGTTCGAGGAAAATGGTGTAGCAATTTCCGCAGCTACATAGAAATAAGAATGACCAATACAAAGTCAATCCTTCTTTCAAATAATGCTAAGATAAAATTTGGTTGCCTTTCACGTAACATCTTATGAAACAAACCGTGTGAAAACCAGAGTCTTCCAGCTTATGACAGTGCCTCTTTTTTAATCCAGGTATGCAATTAATAGTTTGATCAAGAAGTGGCTCGGTTGACGCTACATCAATTTGTGAGTCAAACCAAATAAATTCCTCTACAGCGACTGGTTGATTCAATATTTCCTCAGTGACCAATGTAATGGGCTGAGGAGATGAAGGTAGCATATAAGAACTAGGTTCTCTTGGTAATTCTGTTTGCACACTTGTTTCAGTGGAATCCAGAGTGTCCCGCATTTCATGGAGACTATTCTGTGTCTGCTCTTCGCCTATAGACTCAGAAAGGAACTCTTCATAACCTTCTGTTGCTAGAATGTTTCTCATGTTGCAGAAATCTGTGGTCCCATTATACAAGATCACTGGAGGGGAACTACCCACTATAATAGATGGAAATTTCTTACATACTAATGAGACATCAAAATCCCTTCCATCTTTATAATCATGAATATCATCATAACCCATCATAACTGATACCTAATAATAGCAATAGTATGATTAATGGAAGAAAGATGCAGTCTTATAAACCAGAAAACATCAACTAGGACACCAAATGATAAAGTTTTCACAAGAAAACAGCAgttaaaagaagaataaaattgaaataaaaagatAATCCTGCAATCTCCAAGATCAGAGCAAAAAGTAACAGCATGCCAGGTATAACCTGTACATATATTTCAAAACGTACAAAATAGGCATACAACTACATGCATAAGTTCTGTAAGTCAGATAAAACTTGTTAGATAGATAAATGGGAGCCACAAGATTATATGTAACAAACTGATATTCTCATGTGCCTACCTTGTCAAGAACCTTTGGACGACTACATGTACTCGACAAACCATAACCATCAACTTCATCTAACA includes:
- the LOC115699342 gene encoding ATP-dependent DNA helicase homolog RECG, chloroplastic, translated to MAFVVFFMYPCGMCFSVRQLRGAVLSETRKGYLNALGRNMRFSNFLFSKLSRSYSRSRHKLAEKVLDEVDGYGLSSTCSRPKVLDKVSVMMGYDDIHDYKDGRDFDVSLVCKKFPSIIVGSSPPVILYNGTTDFCNMRNILATEGYEEFLSESIGEEQTQNSLHEMRDTLDSTETSVQTELPREPSSYMLPSSPQPITLVTEEILNQPVAVEEFIWFDSQIDVASTEPLLDQTINCIPGLKKRHCHKLEDSGFHTLRKLLHHFPRTYADLRNAQLGIEDGQYLIFMGKILSSRGIRASSSFSFLEVIVSCEIGNSDSNFENETDGRDLKENKTIYLHLKKFFRGTRFTFKPFLQSLQGKHKEGEIVCVSGQVRTMSTKNHYEMREYNIDVLEDDKDSSFHAKGRPYPIYPSKGGLKPNFLRDIIASALQALQALPANVDPIPRSIVEDFGLPSLYAAYNGIHQPKDINEANLARRRLIFDEFFYLQLGRLFQMLEGLGTQFEKEGLLDKYRKPESSAAYMEEWSSLTKKLVKSLPYSLTSSQLRAVSEIIWDLKQTVPMNRLLQGDVGCGKTIVAFLACMEVIGSGYQAAFMVPTELLAIQHYEHFNNLLESLEEVECKPSVALLTGSTPLKQSRMIRKDLQTGDISMVIGTHSLISESVEFSALRIAVVDEQHRFGVIQRGRFNSKLYNNISSKVATGNSDETSKGDNYMAPNVLAMSATPIPRTLALALYGDVSLTQITDLPPGRIPVETVTVEGNEDGYETVYKIMLDELRGGGKVYLVYPVIEQSEQLPKLRAASADFEAISTRFQGYSCGLLHGKMKSDEKDEALKRFRSGETQVLLATQVIEIGVDVPDASLMVVMNAERFGIAQLHQLRGRVGRGSRKSKCIFIASTSTSLGRLKVLEKSSDGFYLANVDLLLRGPGDLLGKKQSGHIPEFPIARLEADGNLLQEAHLAALKILGASHDLEKFPVLKAELSMRQPLSFLGD